In the Oncorhynchus nerka isolate Pitt River linkage group LG2, Oner_Uvic_2.0, whole genome shotgun sequence genome, one interval contains:
- the LOC115133823 gene encoding dehydrogenase/reductase SDR family member on chromosome X-like → MWLLSFILQILRLYLVGVKVILYQLFNKPFTLPVLPTQNGRVAIVTGGARGMGYETARHLARLGMHVVIAGNSEEEGLQAVKKIHEEGSEGKVEFLIPDLCSLTSVRQFVHRFKARALPLHVLVNNAGVMLVPEGTTEDGFELHFGLNYLGHFLLTNLLLDKLKRSGRHDACSRVVTMSSATHYVGRLNMEDLQGRSCYSAHGAYSQSKLALVLFTYHLQEKITAGGFPVTSNAVDPGMVDTDLYNNLCIPAQAAKKPVAKMLFSRTPAEGASTSILAATASQLEGVGGCYFYNGERTESADITYDHNVRAELWKQSCALVGLRES, encoded by the exons TTTTGCCCACACAAAATGGAAGGGTTGCCATAGTGACGGGGGGTGCCCGAGGAATGGGTTATGAGACTGCAAGACACCTGGCCAGGCTTGGCATGCATGTGGTTATAG ctgggAACTCTGAAGAGGAAGGCCTGCAAGCTGTGAAGAAGATCCACGAAGAGGGCAGCGAGGGGAAAG TGGAGTTTCTGATCCCGGACCTGTGTTCCCTGACGTCGGTACGGCAGTTTGTCCACAGGTTTAAAGCCAGGGCTCTACCACTTCACGTCCTTGTCAACAATG CCGGTGTCATGCTGGTTCCCGAGGGAACGACGGAGGACGGTTTCGAGCTGCACTTTGGTCTGAACTATCTAGGACACTTCCTGTTGACAAACCTCCTCCTGGACAAACTGAAGAGGTCTGGGAGACACGACGCCTGCTCCCGCGTCGTCACCATGTCCTCCGCCACACACTACGTTGGAAGACTCAATATGGAAGACCTACAGGGCAG gtccTGCTACAGTGCGCATGGTGCCTACTCTCAGAGTAAACTGGCTCTGGTTCTCTTCACGTACCATCTGCAGGAGAAGATAACAGCAGGAGGGTTCCCAGTAACATCCAACGCAGTAGACCCAGGCATGGTGGATACTGACCTGTACAACAACCTCTGCATTCCAGCCCAGGCAGCCAAGAAACCTGTTGCCAAAATGCTGTTTAGTAGG ACCCCAGCCGAGGGAGCGTCTACATCTATCCTGGCTGCCACTGCCTCGCAGCTGGAGGGGGTCGGAGGCTGCTACTTCTATAACGGGGAGAGAACTGAATCGGCTGACATTACTTACGATCACAACGTGAGGGCTGAGCTGTGGAAACAGAGCTGTGCGCTGGTTGGTCTTCGGGAGTCCTAG